In a single window of the Maniola jurtina chromosome 4, ilManJurt1.1, whole genome shotgun sequence genome:
- the LOC123864347 gene encoding raf homolog serine/threonine-protein kinase Raf isoform X2, with protein MAVTREKENCTRRINGNIPALSLNSANMSTSTDSDDVADPTYEIRNIQSIINVTRENIDALNAKFAGLQHPPSLYLSEYQELTAKLHNLELREQTLRELLQCDSPDRSEEYPWQDESKKYDTLTRQPKVFLRAHLPNQQRTSVQVKEGVTLREALMKALKLRNLTCEMCEVVRTGNNEVIPWDIDITMIDAEEVTVRILDKLPVMSHMSHQFTRKTFFTLAFCECCRRLLFNGFYCSQCNFKFHQRCADKVPSICHQVRMTDAYYAALLAKNPETHPGFIYLPQHFGYHQNKQQHPRSLNQQDRSNSAPNVCINMVQRPMTLAEHQRKQNQSNNSPQSSNYLTSGRHNKDDKDKGDQQQSQSTQASPTGTLRPRRARARSADESWKHALSPRESYDDWVIHADEILIGARIGSGSFGTVYKAHWHGPVAVKTLNVKTPTPAQLQAFKNEVAVLRKTRHCNILLFMGCVSKPSLAIVTQWCEGSSLYQHLHVLETPLPMLYLIDVARQTAQGMDYLHAKNIIHRDLKSNNIFLRDDWSVKIGDFGLATAKVRWSDSSTLGGIQWQQPTGSILWMAPEVIRMDEPVPYTFRSDVYAYGIVLFELMAGELPYTHLNNKDQILWMVGRGLLRPDARRLRQDAPQALKRLFEDCIKFDREQRPLFRQILASLESMLRAMPKITRSASEPSLNRQLHASDDYLSYSCASPKTPVNFQFNTDTSFPAFYGIPVPNQRHT; from the exons atggCAGTTACTAGAGAGAAAGAAAATTGTACAAGAAGAATTAATGGAAATATACCCGCGTTATCGCTCAACAGTGCTAATATGTCGACTTCGACCGACAGTGACGACGTAGCGGATCCGACATATGAAATTAGGAACATTCagagtattataaatgtgactCGGGAAAACATTGATGCTTTGAACGCGAAGTTCGCTGGTCTGCAGCACCCTCCGTCGCTATACTTGTCGGAGTACCAGGAGCTGACTGCCAAGTTGCATAACTTAGAGCTCAGGGAGCAGACTTTACGTGAATTGTTGCAGTGCGACTCGCCGGACCGGTCAGAGGAGTACCCTTGGCAGGATGAGTCGAAGAAGTACGATACGCTCACACGGCAGCCGAAGGTGTTCCTGCGGGCTCACTTGCCCAACCAGCAGCGCACCAGCGTGCAGGTGAAGGAAGGCGTGACTCTTCGCGAGGCGCTGATGAAGGCGCTCAAACTAAGGAACTTGACTTGTGAAATGTGTGAAGTAGTTCGGACAGGCAATAACGAAGTGATACCATGGGATATCGACATTACTATGATTGATGCAGAGGAG GTGACAGTGCGCATCCTGGACAAGTTGCCAGTGATGTCTCACATGTCGCACCAGTTCACACGCAAGACATTCTTCACGCTGGCCTTCTGCGAGTGCTGCCGGCGCCTGCTGTTCAACGGCTTCTATTGTAGCCAGTGCAACTTTAAGTTCCACCAGCGATGCGCCGACAAAGTGCCCAGCATTTGCCATCAG gTCAGAATGACAGACGCGTATTACGCCGCATTGCTAGCCAAAAATCCAGAAACCCACCCCGGGTTCATATACCTACCACAGCATTTTGGATATCATCAGAACAA GCAACAACACCCGCGCTCGCTGAACCAACAAGACAGATCCAACTCCGCGCCAAACGTCTGCATCAACATGGTCCAACGCCCGATGACGCTCGCGGAACACCAGCGGAAGCAAAACCAG AGCAACAACTCGCCACAGTCGTCCAACTACCTGACGTCGGGGCGACACAACAAAGACGACAAGGACAAAGGCGACCAGCAACAGAGTCAAAGCACACAG GCATCCCCCACGGGCACGCTTCGACCAAGGAGAGCGCGAGCGCGGTCGGCGGACGAGTCGTGGAAACACGCACTATCGCCGCGAGAGAGCTACGACGACTGGGTCATACATGCCGACGAAATACTCATCGGAGCCAGAATAG GTTCGGGCAGTTTCGGGACAGTGTACAAGGCGCACTGGCACGGGCCGGTGGCGGTCAAGACGCTCAACGTGAAGACGCCCACGCCGGCGCAGCTGCAAGCCTTCAAAAACGAG GTGGCAGTGCTACGGAAGACGCGGCACTGCAACATTTTACTGTTCATGGGCTGTGTGTCCAAGCCCTCCCTAGCCATAGTGACGCAGTGGTGCGAGGGCTCGTCCCTCTACCAACATCTGCACGTCTTAGAAACCCCACTACCGATGCTATACCTTATAGACGTGGCGCGACAAACCGCTCAGGGAATGGACTATCTCCACGCCAAGAACATTATTCACAG GGACCTGaaatcaaataatatatttttaagagaCGACTGGTCGGTTAAAATAGGAGATTTCGGACTTGCCACGGCCAAAGTGCGGTGGTCAG ATTCGTCAACATTAGGAGGTATCCAATGGCAGCAACCCACAGGGTCTATCCTGTGGATGGCTCCAGAAGTGATCCGTATGGACGAACCTGTGCCCTACACCTTTCGATCCGACGTGTACGCGTATGGCATTGTTTTGTTTGAACTGATGGCTGGCGAGCTGCCTTACACCCACCTTAATAATAAGGAccag ATCCTATGGATGGTCGGGCGGGGTCTCCTAAGACCCGACGCCAGACGGTTACGCCAAGATGCGCCTCAGGCGTTGAAGCGACTATTCGAAGACTGCATCAAATTCGACCGCGAACAGAGACCCTTGTTCCGACAAATCCTTGCTTCGCTCGAATCCATGCTTCGGGCGATGCCGAAGATTACGAGAAGTGCTTCGGAACCCAGTTTAAATAGACAGTTGCACGCTTCGGACGACTACTTGAGTTATAGTTGCGCCTCGCCCAAGACGCCCGTCAATTTCCAGTTCAATACCGACACCAGTTTCCCTGCCTTTTATGG CATCCCAGTGCCTAACCAGCGACATACGTAA
- the LOC123864347 gene encoding raf homolog serine/threonine-protein kinase Raf isoform X1: MAVTREKENCTRRINGNIPALSLNSANMSTSTDSDDVADPTYEIRNIQSIINVTRENIDALNAKFAGLQHPPSLYLSEYQELTAKLHNLELREQTLRELLQCDSPDRSEEYPWQDESKKYDTLTRQPKVFLRAHLPNQQRTSVQVKEGVTLREALMKALKLRNLTCEMCEVVRTGNNEVIPWDIDITMIDAEEVTVRILDKLPVMSHMSHQFTRKTFFTLAFCECCRRLLFNGFYCSQCNFKFHQRCADKVPSICHQVRMTDAYYAALLAKNPETHPGFIYLPQHFGYHQNKSASPAKKMKEFDVNWQQHPRSLNQQDRSNSAPNVCINMVQRPMTLAEHQRKQNQSNNSPQSSNYLTSGRHNKDDKDKGDQQQSQSTQASPTGTLRPRRARARSADESWKHALSPRESYDDWVIHADEILIGARIGSGSFGTVYKAHWHGPVAVKTLNVKTPTPAQLQAFKNEVAVLRKTRHCNILLFMGCVSKPSLAIVTQWCEGSSLYQHLHVLETPLPMLYLIDVARQTAQGMDYLHAKNIIHRDLKSNNIFLRDDWSVKIGDFGLATAKVRWSDSSTLGGIQWQQPTGSILWMAPEVIRMDEPVPYTFRSDVYAYGIVLFELMAGELPYTHLNNKDQILWMVGRGLLRPDARRLRQDAPQALKRLFEDCIKFDREQRPLFRQILASLESMLRAMPKITRSASEPSLNRQLHASDDYLSYSCASPKTPVNFQFNTDTSFPAFYGIPVPNQRHT, from the exons atggCAGTTACTAGAGAGAAAGAAAATTGTACAAGAAGAATTAATGGAAATATACCCGCGTTATCGCTCAACAGTGCTAATATGTCGACTTCGACCGACAGTGACGACGTAGCGGATCCGACATATGAAATTAGGAACATTCagagtattataaatgtgactCGGGAAAACATTGATGCTTTGAACGCGAAGTTCGCTGGTCTGCAGCACCCTCCGTCGCTATACTTGTCGGAGTACCAGGAGCTGACTGCCAAGTTGCATAACTTAGAGCTCAGGGAGCAGACTTTACGTGAATTGTTGCAGTGCGACTCGCCGGACCGGTCAGAGGAGTACCCTTGGCAGGATGAGTCGAAGAAGTACGATACGCTCACACGGCAGCCGAAGGTGTTCCTGCGGGCTCACTTGCCCAACCAGCAGCGCACCAGCGTGCAGGTGAAGGAAGGCGTGACTCTTCGCGAGGCGCTGATGAAGGCGCTCAAACTAAGGAACTTGACTTGTGAAATGTGTGAAGTAGTTCGGACAGGCAATAACGAAGTGATACCATGGGATATCGACATTACTATGATTGATGCAGAGGAG GTGACAGTGCGCATCCTGGACAAGTTGCCAGTGATGTCTCACATGTCGCACCAGTTCACACGCAAGACATTCTTCACGCTGGCCTTCTGCGAGTGCTGCCGGCGCCTGCTGTTCAACGGCTTCTATTGTAGCCAGTGCAACTTTAAGTTCCACCAGCGATGCGCCGACAAAGTGCCCAGCATTTGCCATCAG gTCAGAATGACAGACGCGTATTACGCCGCATTGCTAGCCAAAAATCCAGAAACCCACCCCGGGTTCATATACCTACCACAGCATTTTGGATATCATCAGAACAA GTCTGCCTCCCCGGCCAAGAAGATGAAGGAGTTTGATGTTAACTG GCAACAACACCCGCGCTCGCTGAACCAACAAGACAGATCCAACTCCGCGCCAAACGTCTGCATCAACATGGTCCAACGCCCGATGACGCTCGCGGAACACCAGCGGAAGCAAAACCAG AGCAACAACTCGCCACAGTCGTCCAACTACCTGACGTCGGGGCGACACAACAAAGACGACAAGGACAAAGGCGACCAGCAACAGAGTCAAAGCACACAG GCATCCCCCACGGGCACGCTTCGACCAAGGAGAGCGCGAGCGCGGTCGGCGGACGAGTCGTGGAAACACGCACTATCGCCGCGAGAGAGCTACGACGACTGGGTCATACATGCCGACGAAATACTCATCGGAGCCAGAATAG GTTCGGGCAGTTTCGGGACAGTGTACAAGGCGCACTGGCACGGGCCGGTGGCGGTCAAGACGCTCAACGTGAAGACGCCCACGCCGGCGCAGCTGCAAGCCTTCAAAAACGAG GTGGCAGTGCTACGGAAGACGCGGCACTGCAACATTTTACTGTTCATGGGCTGTGTGTCCAAGCCCTCCCTAGCCATAGTGACGCAGTGGTGCGAGGGCTCGTCCCTCTACCAACATCTGCACGTCTTAGAAACCCCACTACCGATGCTATACCTTATAGACGTGGCGCGACAAACCGCTCAGGGAATGGACTATCTCCACGCCAAGAACATTATTCACAG GGACCTGaaatcaaataatatatttttaagagaCGACTGGTCGGTTAAAATAGGAGATTTCGGACTTGCCACGGCCAAAGTGCGGTGGTCAG ATTCGTCAACATTAGGAGGTATCCAATGGCAGCAACCCACAGGGTCTATCCTGTGGATGGCTCCAGAAGTGATCCGTATGGACGAACCTGTGCCCTACACCTTTCGATCCGACGTGTACGCGTATGGCATTGTTTTGTTTGAACTGATGGCTGGCGAGCTGCCTTACACCCACCTTAATAATAAGGAccag ATCCTATGGATGGTCGGGCGGGGTCTCCTAAGACCCGACGCCAGACGGTTACGCCAAGATGCGCCTCAGGCGTTGAAGCGACTATTCGAAGACTGCATCAAATTCGACCGCGAACAGAGACCCTTGTTCCGACAAATCCTTGCTTCGCTCGAATCCATGCTTCGGGCGATGCCGAAGATTACGAGAAGTGCTTCGGAACCCAGTTTAAATAGACAGTTGCACGCTTCGGACGACTACTTGAGTTATAGTTGCGCCTCGCCCAAGACGCCCGTCAATTTCCAGTTCAATACCGACACCAGTTTCCCTGCCTTTTATGG CATCCCAGTGCCTAACCAGCGACATACGTAA